The Pelodiscus sinensis isolate JC-2024 chromosome 10, ASM4963464v1, whole genome shotgun sequence genome has a segment encoding these proteins:
- the LOC142830722 gene encoding alpha-1,4-N-acetylglucosaminyltransferase-like: MLKEIQIVLCFFFVCVFVILYEFSLQPVCVFSRKPIAKPFLTEEDVMNQSRSVIFVETTDRLQPPPLVACSVESAARIYPDRPVVFFMKGLKNNTRLDSNSTSSASSLLSAMKNVFLFPLQMESLFQGTPLLPWYHKVNAAQEKHWVHIISDASRLALLWKYGGIYMDTDVISIRPIPVAKFLAAQASQFSSNGILGFPHHHWFIWDCMEDFVENYNGGIWGNQGPMLMTRRLRALCTLTDFHNVEDLSCQNISFLHPQRFYPIAYEGWRQYYEIWETSPDFSNSYALHLWNFMNQEHKPVVAGSNTLVENLFKTHCPTTYKALILGTEGLDVHLHQNKTE; encoded by the exons ATGTTGAAGGAGATCCAGATAGTGCTCTGCTTCTTttttgtctgtgtctttgtcaTTTTGTATGAATTCTCCCTGCAGCCTGTTTGTGTCTTCTCACGCAAGCCTATTGCTAAGCCATTCCTGACAGAAGAGGATGTTATGAACCAGAGCAGAAGCGTCATCTTCGTGGAGACCACAGACCgcctgcagcctcctcccttgGTTGCATGTTCTGTGGAATCTGCTGCCAGGATCTACCCTGACAGACCTGTTGTCTTCTTCATGAAAGGGTTGAAAAATAACACACGGCTGGATTCAAATTccacttcctctgcctcctctcttcTATCTGCTATGAAGAAtgtcttcctttttcctcttcagaTGGAAAGTTTGTTCCAGGGGACACCTCTGCTCCCATGGTACCATAAG GTTAACGCAGCCCAGGAGAAGCACTGGGTTCATATCATCTCTGACGCCAGCCGACTTGCACTCCTCTGGAAATACGGGGGGATCTACATGGACACTGATGTCATCTCCATCAGGCCTATTCCAGTGGCAAAGTTCCTGGCGGCCCAGGCTTCCCAGTTCTCCAGCAATGGGATTTTGGGCTTTCctcaccatcactggttcatttgGGATTGCATGGAGGATTTTGTTGAAAACTACAATGGAGGCATTTGGGGAAATCAAGGCCCCATGTTAATGACAAGGAGACTCCGAGCATTGTGCACCTTGACCGATTTCCATAATGTGGAGGATCTAAGTTGCCAGAATATTTCCTTCTTACATCCTCAGCGATTCTACCCCATCGCTTATGAAGGATGGAGACAGTACTATGAGATCTGGGAGACAAGCCCCGACTTCAGCAACTCTTATGCTCTGCATCTGTGGAACTTCATGAACCAGGAACACAAGCCTGTGGTTGCAGGAAGTAACACCTTAGTGGAAAATCTCTTCAAAACACACTGCCCCACCACGTACAAGGCCCTTATTCTAGGCACAGAAGGCCTAGATGTCCATTTGCATCAAAACAAGACTGAATGA